A region from the Alosa alosa isolate M-15738 ecotype Scorff River chromosome 7, AALO_Geno_1.1, whole genome shotgun sequence genome encodes:
- the LOC125298549 gene encoding histone H2B-like, with product MPDPTKPAPKKGSKKAVTKTASKGGKKRRKSRKESYAIYVYKVLKQVHPDTGISSKAMGIMNSFVNDIFERIAGEASRLAHYNKRSTISSREIQTAVRLLLPGELAKHAVSEGTKAVTKYTSSK from the coding sequence ATGCCCGATCCAACCAAGCCTGCGCCTAAGAAGGGCTCCAAAAAAGCCGTGACCAAGACTGCCAGCAAAGGAGGGAAGAAACGCAGAAAGTCCAGGAAGGAGAGCTATGCCATCTATGTGTACAAAGTCTTGAAGCAGGTCCACCCTGACACCGGTATCTCTTCCAAGGCTATGGGTATCATGAACTCCTTCGTGAACGACATCTTCGAGCGCATTGCTGGAGAGGCTTCCCGCTTGGCCCACTACAACAAGCGCTCCACCATCTCTTCCAGGGAGATCCAGACTGCAGTGCGTCTGCTTCTGCCCGGTGAACTGGCCAAGCACGCCGTGTCCGAGGGAACAAAAGCCGTCACAAAATATACCAGCTCCAAGTAA
- the LOC125298521 gene encoding TOG array regulator of axonemal microtubules protein 1-like has product MVSRAAMITLAHLHAHLGRGMDTEAEGTAQTLLPKAGEASGFIREDMELALGYMVLNVTPSRSMNALINTGLRHRNAAVRKTTAQFLERLAEVMGASRVLSGKKDLTDRFIHSISCLALDSAQEVRTHARNTLAFLASHPDLIKMVDRFAPQRDQGTVRDIINKCQKKISIEVNIQGGRMK; this is encoded by the exons ATGGTTTCCCGCGCTGCCATGATTACGCTGGCCCACCTGCACGCTCACCTAGGGCGAGGCATGGACACGGAGGCCGAGGGCACAGCCCAGACACTGCTGCCGAAAGCTGGAGAGGCCAGCGGCTTCATCAGGGAGGACATGGAGCTGGCACTGGGGTACATGGTGCTCAATGTCACCCCCTCTCGCAGCATGAACGCCCTCATCAACACAGGACTCAG ACATCGTAATGCAGCCGTGAGGAAGACCACTGCACAGTTCCTGGAGAGACTGGCAGAGGTCATGGGGGCATCCCGTGTCCTGTCAGGGAAAAAGGACCTGACTGACCGCTTCATTCACTCCATCAGCTGCCTGGCCCTCGACAGTGCACAGGAAGTCAG GACCCATGCCCGTAACACGCTGGCATTTTTGGCTTCCCATCCTGACCTTATCAAGATGGTGGACAGATTCGCCCCTCAGAGAGATCAAGGCACCGTCAGGGACATCATCAACAAATGCCAAAAAA aAATATCCATTGAAGTGAACATCCAAGGTGGAAGAATGAAATAA
- the LOC125298503 gene encoding uncharacterized protein LOC125298503, protein MDSQSLEEELDRLHAQNQEMKHIMQQLLRENLERMQYTGSRTCFPACCHHQLLHPHLQPHLVPVMLPDHNPTMLCGSLQPLRAGVASVQHELLPPITPANAQQQQSCGSFPSLPALAQGQAPVQLLLGDRRLSAIPQGGAPHSLSRKNLTGLDHTHPLMPLHHNRAPSGVANGSMAPAPPVITKATGKSHNNEPKKIKARRCIKTVQDVDLKTSSQQDNINSGQNHDNGCQPQQEQDMGCVLEPLNVYQIPENLRLGALRVAEEIRLTSLRCNSVLSGNASASDRAGSSTSSLSPVDLRTPSALHALPFLNTPTPPIGHAVPSPPETAKPQVTNQRRFVSRLPRLKKTASVSVATAVTGEQ, encoded by the exons ATGGATTCCCAAAGCCTTGAAGAGGAGTTGGATAGACTCCATGCCCAAAACCAGGAGATGAAACACATAATGCAGCAACTCCTGAGGGAAAACCTGGAGCGGATGCAGTACACCGGCTCCAGGACCTGCTTCCCAGCATGT TGTCATCATCAGCTGCTTCACCCACATCTCCAACCTCATCTTGTGCCTGTGATGCTGCCAGACCACAATCCCACAATGCTCTGCGGCTCTCTCCAGCCGCTCAGAGCCGGTGTAGCGTCTGTTCAGCATGAGCTGTTGCCCCCTATCACCCCTGCAAacgcccagcagcagcagtcctGTGGCTCATTCCCCTCCTTGCCTGCGCTTGCCCAGGGCCAGGCCCCGGTCCAGCTGTTGCTAGGTGACAGACGGCTCTCTGCAATTCCGCAAGGAGGTGCTCCGCATTCCCTAAGCAGGAAGAATTTGACAGGCCTTGATCACACTCACCCACTGATGCCACTCCATCACAACAGAGCCCCGAGTGGCGTTGCCAATGGCAGCATGGCACCTGCTCCACCTGTCATCACCAAGGCAACAGGCAAAAGTCATAACAACGAGCCGAAGAAGATCAAGGCCAGGCGCTGTATTAAAACTGTTCAAGATGTTGACCTGAAAACCAGCAGTCAACAGGACAACATTAACAGTGGCCAAAACCATGACAATGGTTGTCAACCCCAGCAGGAGCAGGATATGGGGTGTGTGCTGGAACCCCTAAACGTCTACCAGATCCCTGAGAACCTCCGACTGGGGGCCCTGCGTGTTGCTGAGGAGATCAGACTCACCAGTCTCCGCTGTAACAGTGTCCTCAGTGGCAATGCCAGCGCTTCTGACCGTGCAGGCAGTTCTACGAGCAGCCTCAGCCCTGTGGACCTCAGGACCCCGTCCGCACTGCACGCTCTGCCCTTCCTCAACACCCCCACTCCACCCATTGGCCATGCTGTCCCCTCCCCCCCAGAGACAGCCAAACCCCAGGTAACCAATCAGAGACGGTTCGTCAGTAGACTACCCCGCCTCAAGAAGACGGCTTCAGTTAGTGTGGCCACTGCTGTGACAGGTGAGCAGTGA